The following are encoded together in the Candidatus Kapaibacterium thiocyanatum genome:
- a CDS encoding dTDP-4-amino-4,6-dideoxygalactose transaminase: MLPLTDPYVSPAAWDLLRDCMDRRAFAGDGVLCGQAEEELRNMTGASDVLLTTSCTHALELATSMIEGKEGDEIILPSFTFTSTATAIVQAGFVPIFADVDPSTMNIDPDDVRRCITSRTRAVIAVHYAGVACDMDALDAIVSDCGAVLIEDAAHSLGGSWNGRALGTIGGMGAYSFHASKNFACGEGGAFTTADASIVERAEIYREKGTNRKQFFRGTVDKYTWVGRGSSYVMADPLAALLLSSLRDRDIIQRHRQRLVSRYRELLGDGEMSDVVTLPTIPDYAAPAWHLMHVILASEELRDSLMNHLRSNDVGAAFHYIPLHTSPMGRSIAASPRHLPATDEYAGRLLRLPLHTHMTVADVERIVDLIGTWRMSVAGGSPVVQGAW; the protein is encoded by the coding sequence ATGCTACCCTTGACCGATCCCTACGTGTCGCCTGCAGCCTGGGATCTTCTACGTGATTGTATGGATCGTCGCGCCTTCGCAGGTGATGGCGTGCTCTGCGGGCAGGCAGAGGAAGAACTCAGGAACATGACGGGAGCGTCCGACGTCCTGCTCACCACCTCATGCACGCATGCCCTTGAACTGGCCACGTCCATGATCGAAGGGAAGGAAGGCGACGAGATCATCCTGCCGTCCTTCACCTTCACGTCCACCGCAACCGCCATCGTCCAGGCCGGCTTCGTTCCCATCTTCGCGGACGTGGATCCGTCGACGATGAACATCGATCCGGATGACGTGAGGCGTTGCATCACGTCACGTACCCGTGCCGTCATCGCCGTTCACTATGCAGGCGTCGCCTGCGACATGGACGCGCTGGACGCCATCGTTTCGGACTGTGGCGCTGTCCTGATCGAGGATGCGGCACACAGCCTCGGTGGCTCGTGGAATGGACGCGCCCTCGGTACCATCGGCGGTATGGGCGCCTACAGCTTCCATGCTTCCAAGAACTTCGCCTGCGGCGAAGGAGGAGCGTTCACGACGGCCGATGCATCCATCGTGGAACGCGCCGAGATCTACCGTGAAAAGGGAACGAACCGCAAGCAGTTCTTCCGTGGCACTGTCGACAAGTATACATGGGTAGGACGCGGTTCGAGCTATGTCATGGCCGATCCGCTGGCCGCACTCCTGCTCTCGTCGTTGCGCGATCGCGATATCATCCAGCGGCACAGGCAGAGACTCGTATCGCGCTATCGCGAACTGCTCGGCGATGGAGAGATGTCCGACGTCGTCACGTTGCCGACGATACCCGACTATGCCGCACCGGCATGGCACCTCATGCACGTCATCCTCGCAAGCGAGGAGCTCCGCGATTCGCTCATGAATCATCTGCGCAGCAATGACGTCGGTGCCGCCTTCCATTACATTCCGCTGCATACGTCGCCGATGGGACGCAGCATCGCGGCATCGCCACGGCACCTTCCTGCAACGGACGAGTATGCCGGCCGCCTGCTTCGCCTTCCCTTGCATACGCACATGACGGTGGCGGATGTGGAGCGTATCGTCGATCTTATCGGTACATGGCGGATGTCGGTCGCCGGCGGCTCACCTGTCGTGCAGGGCGCATGGTAG